In Macaca nemestrina isolate mMacNem1 chromosome 9, mMacNem.hap1, whole genome shotgun sequence, a single genomic region encodes these proteins:
- the LOC105478493 gene encoding LOW QUALITY PROTEIN: polycystin-2-like protein 1 (The sequence of the model RefSeq protein was modified relative to this genomic sequence to represent the inferred CDS: inserted 2 bases in 2 codons; deleted 1 base in 1 codon), with protein sequence MPGPEVLCLPATPMATVTDTRGHKTTSLFLLGCFPVTYGMTSSSAYYYTKVMSELFLHTASDTGVSFQAISSMADFWDFAQGPLLDSLYWTKWYNNQSLGHGSHSFIYYENLLLGVPRLRQLKVRNDSCVVHEDFREDILSCYDVYSPDKEEQLPFGPLNGTAWTYHSQDELGGSSHWGRLTSYSGGGYYLDLPGSRQGSAEALRDLQEGLWLDRGTRVVFIDFSVYNANINLFCVLRLVVEFPAXRRCHPILANPHGQADPLCQQLGFFIVGCEVVFCVFIFYYVVEEILELHIHRLRYLSSIWNILDLVVILLSIVAVGFHIFRTLEVNRLMGKLLQQPNTYADFEFLAFWQTQYNNMNAVNLFFAWIKIFKYISFNKTMTQLSSTLARCAKDILGFAVMFFIVFFAYAQLGYLLFGTQVENFSTFIKCIFTQFRIILGDFDYNAIDNANRILGPAYFVTYVFFVFFVLLNMFLAIINDTYSEVKEELAGQKDELQLSDLLKQGYNKTLLRLRLRKERVSDVQKVLQGGEQEIQFEDFTNTLREMGHAEHEITELTATFTKFDRDGNRILDEKEQEQMRQDLEGERVALNTEIEKLGRSVVSTPQGESGPEAAKAGGWVSGEEFYMLTRRVLQLETVLEGVVSQVDAVGSKLKMLETKGWLVPSPGVEEQAIWKHLQPAPAVTPDPWGXPGWAGEW encoded by the exons ATGCCAGGGCCAGAGGTGCTGTGCCTACCTGCCACTCCCATGGCTACAGTCACTGACACCAGGGGCCATAAGACCACATCTCTATT CCTCTTGGGTTGTTTTCCAGTGACCTATGGAATGACAAGCTCCAGTGCTTATTACTACACCAAAGTGATGTCTGAGCTCTTCTTACATACTGCATCAGACACTGGAGTCTCCTTTCAGGCCATCAGCAGCATGGCAGACTTCTGGGAT TTTGCCCAGGGCCCACTACTGGACAGTTTATATTGGACCAAATGGTACAACAACCAGAGCTTGGGCCATGGTTCCCACTCCTTCATCTACTATGAGAACCTGCTGCTGGGGGTTCCGAGGCTGCGGCAGCTAAAGGTCCGCAATGACTCCTGCGTGGTGCATGAAGACTTCCGGGAGGACATTCTGAGCTGCTATGATGTCTACTCTCCAGACAAAGAAGAACAACTCCCCTTTGGGCCGCTCAATGGCACAGC GTGGACATACCACTCGCAGGATGAGTTGGGGGGCTCCTCCCACTGGGGCAGGCTCACAAGCTACAGTGGAGGTGGCTACTACCTGGACCTTCCAGGATCCCGACAGGGTAGTGCAGAGGCTCTCCGGGACCTTCAGGAGGGGCTGTGGCTGGACAGAGGCACTCGGGTGGTGTTCATCGACTTCTCAGTCTACAATGCCAACATCAATCTTTTCTGTGTCCTGAG gCTGGTGGTGGAGTTTCCAG ACAGGAGGTGCCATCCCATCCTGGCAAATCCGCACGGTCAAGCTGATCCGCTATGTCAGCAACTGGGA TTCTTTATTGTTGGCTGTGAGGTCGTCTTCTGCGTCTTCATCTTCTACTATGTGGTGGAAGAAATCCTGGAGCTCCACATTCACCGACTTCGCTACCTCAGCAGCATCTGGAACATACTGGACTTGGTGGTCATCTTG CTCTCCATTGTGGCTGTGGGCTTCCACATATTCCGAACCCTCGAGGTGAATCGGCTCATGGGGAAGCTCCTGCAGCAGCCAAACACATATGCAGACTTTGAGTTCCTTGCCTTCTGGCAGACGCAGTACAACAACATGAATGCTGTCAACCTCTTCTTCGCCTGGATCAAG ATATTCAAGTACATCAGCTTCAACAAAACCATGACCCAGCTCTCCTCCACGCTGGCCCGCTGTGCCAAGGACATCCTGGGCTTCGCCGTCATGTTCTTCATTGTTTTCTTCGCCTATGCCCAACTCGGCTACCTGCTTTTCGGGACCCAAGTGGAAAACTTTAGCACTTTCAtcaagtgcat TTTCACTCAGTTCCGGATAATCCTCGGGGACTTTGACTACAATGCTATCGACAATGCCAACCGCATCCTGGGCCCTGCCTACTTTGTCACCTATGTCTTCTTCGTCTTCTTCGTGCTCCTG AACATGTTCCTGGCCATCATCAATGACACATATTCAGAGGTCAAGGAGGAGCTGGCTGGACAGAAGGATGAGCTGCAACTTTCTGACCTCCTGAAACAG GGCTACAACAAGACCCTGCTAAGACTGCGTCTGAGGAAGGAGAGGGTATCGGATGTGCAGAAGGTCCTGCAGGGTGGGGAGCAGGAGATCCAGTTTGAGGATTTCACCAACACCTTAAGGGA AATGGGACACGCAGAGCATGAAATCACTGAGCTCACAGCCACCTTCACCAAGTTTGACAGAGATGGGAATCGTATTCTGGATGAGAAGGAACAGGAACAAATGCGACAGGACCTGGAGGGAGAGAGG GTGGCCCTCAACACTGAGATTGAGAAACTAGGCCGATCCGTTGTGAGCACCCCACAAGGCGAGTCTGGTCCAGAGGCTGCCAAAGCAGGAGGCTGGGTTTCAGGAGAAGAATTCTACAT GCTCACAAGGAGAGTTCTGCAGCTGGAGACTGTGCTGGAAGGAGTAGTGTCCCAGGTTGATGCTGTCGGCTCAAAGTTGAAAATGCTGGAGACGAAGGGGTGGCTGGTTCCCTCCCCAGGCGTG GAGGAACAAGCTATTTGGAAGCACCTGCAGCCAGCCCCAGCTGTGACCCCAGACCCCTGGG GTCCAGGGTGGGCAGGAGAGTGGTGA
- the LOC105478399 gene encoding biogenesis of lysosome-related organelles complex 1 subunit 2 isoform X1, translated as MAAASEGVLATRRDESARDDAAVETAEEAKEPAEADITELCRDMFSKMATYLTGELTATSEDYKLLENMNKLTSLKYLEMKDIAINISRNLKDLNQKYAGLQPYLDQINVIEEQVAALEQAAYKLDAYSKKLDGFHSCYRSWSAMVRSRLTTTSTSWVQAILLPQPRRVAGITGAPPCPANFVFLVETGFLHVVRLVSISQAQVICLPLPGLYCVFYLPNNL; from the exons ATGGCGGCTGCATCCGAGGGCGTACTGGCTACCCGGCGTGATGAGTCCGCTAGAG ACGATGCCGCCGTGGAGACAGCTGAGGAAGCAAAGGAGCCTGCTGAAGCTGACATCACTGAGCTCTGCCGGGACATGTTCTCCAAAATGGCCACTTACCTGACTGGGGAACTGACGG CCACCAGTGAAGACTATAAGCTCCTGGAAAATATGAATAAACTCACCAGCTTGAAGTATCTTGAAATGAAAGATATTGCTATAAACATTAGTAGGAATTTAAAGGACTTAAACCAGAAAT atgctGGACTACAGCCTTATCTGGATCAGATCAATGTCATTGAAGAGCAGGTAGCAGCTCTTGAGCAGGCAGCTTACAAGTTGGATGCATATTCAAAAAAACTGG acgggtttCATTCTTGTTaccgaagctggagtgcaatggtgcgatctcggcttaccacaacctccacctcctgggttcaagcgattctcctgcctcagccccgccgagtagctgggattacaggcgcgccaccatgcccggctaattttgtatttttagtagagacggggtttctccatgttgtcaggctggtctcgatctcccaagctcaggtgatctgcctacctctaCCTGGCCTGTATTGTGTGTTTTATCTTCCCAATAATCTGTGA
- the LOC105478399 gene encoding biogenesis of lysosome-related organelles complex 1 subunit 2 isoform X2: MAAASEGVLATRRDESARDDAAVETAEEAKEPAEADITELCRDMFSKMATYLTGELTATSEDYKLLENMNKLTSLKYLEMKDIAINISRNLKDLNQKYAGLQPYLDQINVIEEQVAALEQAAYKLDAYSKKLEAKYKKLEKR, translated from the exons ATGGCGGCTGCATCCGAGGGCGTACTGGCTACCCGGCGTGATGAGTCCGCTAGAG ACGATGCCGCCGTGGAGACAGCTGAGGAAGCAAAGGAGCCTGCTGAAGCTGACATCACTGAGCTCTGCCGGGACATGTTCTCCAAAATGGCCACTTACCTGACTGGGGAACTGACGG CCACCAGTGAAGACTATAAGCTCCTGGAAAATATGAATAAACTCACCAGCTTGAAGTATCTTGAAATGAAAGATATTGCTATAAACATTAGTAGGAATTTAAAGGACTTAAACCAGAAAT atgctGGACTACAGCCTTATCTGGATCAGATCAATGTCATTGAAGAGCAGGTAGCAGCTCTTGAGCAGGCAGCTTACAAGTTGGATGCATATTCAAAAAAACTGG AAGCCAAGTACAAGAAGCTGGAGAAGCGATGA
- the LOC105478399 gene encoding biogenesis of lysosome-related organelles complex 1 subunit 2 isoform X3, which yields MRLPRKSLEVATSEDYKLLENMNKLTSLKYLEMKDIAINISRNLKDLNQKYAGLQPYLDQINVIEEQVAALEQAAYKLDAYSKKLEAKYKKLEKR from the exons ATGAGATTGCCAAGGAAGAGCTTAGAAGTAG CCACCAGTGAAGACTATAAGCTCCTGGAAAATATGAATAAACTCACCAGCTTGAAGTATCTTGAAATGAAAGATATTGCTATAAACATTAGTAGGAATTTAAAGGACTTAAACCAGAAAT atgctGGACTACAGCCTTATCTGGATCAGATCAATGTCATTGAAGAGCAGGTAGCAGCTCTTGAGCAGGCAGCTTACAAGTTGGATGCATATTCAAAAAAACTGG AAGCCAAGTACAAGAAGCTGGAGAAGCGATGA